One window of Bacteroides sp. AN502(2024) genomic DNA carries:
- a CDS encoding RNA polymerase sigma factor gives MNSNIHTLSDSLLWKRFLEGDSSAYTQIYNRTVQDLFRFGLLYTSDKELIKDCIHDVFVKIHMNRAKLAPTDNIAAYLTVALKNTLFNALKKTTDSLSFDEIGEREETVDNPSSTPETIYINNEQEKQVQATVHTMMSVLTDRQREIIYYRYIKEMSIDEISKVTDMNNQSVSNSIQRALGRIRDLFKRK, from the coding sequence ATGAACTCAAATATACACACTCTTTCCGACTCCCTTTTGTGGAAAAGGTTTCTCGAGGGAGATTCGAGTGCGTATACCCAAATCTATAATCGAACGGTGCAAGATCTGTTTCGATTCGGACTATTATATACTTCAGACAAAGAATTAATTAAAGATTGCATACATGATGTGTTTGTGAAAATCCACATGAATCGTGCAAAGTTAGCCCCAACAGATAATATTGCAGCTTATTTGACGGTAGCGTTGAAAAACACTCTTTTTAATGCGCTAAAAAAAACAACAGATTCTCTTTCGTTTGATGAAATAGGTGAGAGGGAAGAGACGGTTGACAACCCCTCCTCCACTCCAGAAACTATATATATTAATAATGAACAGGAAAAACAAGTTCAGGCAACCGTGCATACTATGATGTCTGTATTGACGGACAGACAGCGTGAAATTATTTATTATCGATACATCAAAGAGATGAGTATTGATGAAATCAGTAAGGTGACAGACATGAATAATCAATCTGTTTCTAACTCTATTCAACGGGCTTTGGGACGTATCCGGGACTTATTTAAGAGAAAATAA
- a CDS encoding glycoside hydrolase family 43 protein, which translates to MKLKHLILLSVICCFQSVFGQKANQQPKTSGNPVFPGWYADPEGIVFEDEYWIYPTYSAPYDEQTFMDAFSSKDLVNWTKHPKVLSKENISWFKRALWAPAVIHANDKYYIFFGANDIQSNNELGGIGVAVADNPAGPFKDALGKPLIDKFVNGAQPIDQFVYKDDDGQYYMYYGGWGHCNMVKLTPDLLSIVPFEDGTLYKEVTPEKYVEGPFMLKRNGKYYFMWSEGGWTGPDYCVAYAIADSPFGPFKREAKILQRDPNIGTGAGHHSVVKGPGEDEWYIIYHRHPLGETDGNARVTCVDRMYFDKDGKIKPIKMTFEGVEASPLKENLKSSAHP; encoded by the coding sequence ATGAAACTGAAGCACCTTATTCTTCTTAGTGTTATTTGCTGTTTCCAGTCTGTATTTGGACAAAAAGCCAATCAACAACCGAAGACGAGTGGCAATCCTGTATTTCCGGGATGGTATGCCGATCCGGAAGGAATTGTATTTGAGGATGAATACTGGATTTATCCTACGTATTCGGCGCCTTATGACGAACAGACTTTCATGGATGCCTTCTCGTCTAAAGACCTGGTGAACTGGACAAAGCACCCGAAAGTGTTATCAAAAGAGAATATTAGTTGGTTTAAACGTGCTTTGTGGGCACCTGCCGTGATTCATGCGAATGATAAATATTATATATTCTTTGGTGCGAATGATATTCAAAGCAATAATGAACTAGGCGGTATTGGTGTAGCTGTGGCCGACAATCCTGCCGGACCATTTAAAGATGCGTTAGGCAAACCTCTGATTGATAAATTTGTAAATGGTGCGCAACCGATCGATCAGTTTGTTTACAAAGACGATGACGGACAGTATTATATGTATTATGGTGGCTGGGGACATTGTAATATGGTGAAACTGACCCCGGACTTGTTGAGTATCGTACCGTTTGAAGATGGTACCCTTTATAAGGAAGTAACCCCCGAAAAATATGTAGAGGGACCTTTTATGTTGAAACGTAACGGAAAATACTATTTTATGTGGTCAGAAGGCGGTTGGACCGGACCGGATTATTGTGTTGCTTATGCCATTGCCGACTCACCGTTCGGACCTTTCAAAAGAGAAGCAAAAATATTACAGAGAGATCCCAATATTGGAACAGGTGCCGGCCATCATTCAGTTGTAAAAGGGCCGGGAGAGGATGAATGGTACATCATCTATCATCGTCATCCATTGGGTGAAACGGATGGAAATGCTCGTGTGACCTGCGTTGACCGTATGTACTTTGACAAAGATGGAAAAATAAAACCCATAAAGATGACTTTCGAGGGAGTAGAGGCAAGCCCATTGAAGGAAAATCTGAAAAGTTCAGCCCATCCGTAA
- a CDS encoding family 43 glycosylhydrolase, whose amino-acid sequence MKSRLLLPFVFLVIICASCQPKKKTEPEKEAVTGATYTNPLHERGAEPWAVFYKGKYYYTQGSENRIILWETDDITNLKDSLKKPVWIPTDPSNSHHLWAPELHRINNKWYIYFAADDGNMDNHQIYVIENEADIPTEGKFVMKGRIPTDKDNNWAIHASTFEHDGQRYMIWCGWQKRRIDSETQCIYIASMKNPWALSSDRVLISQPEYEWECQWVNPDGSKTAYPIHVNEAPHFFQPKNKDKVCIFYSASGSWTPYYCVGLLTADANADLLDPISWKKHPTPVFQQKPENEVFGPGGSSFIQSPDGKECYMLYHARQIPNDAPGAMDSRTPRLQKIEWDKEGMPVLGVPQKEGEPMAKPSGSPIN is encoded by the coding sequence ATGAAAAGCAGATTGTTATTACCATTCGTATTTTTAGTCATTATTTGTGCATCCTGTCAACCCAAGAAGAAAACAGAGCCGGAAAAGGAAGCCGTAACAGGAGCTACTTACACAAATCCGCTACATGAAAGAGGAGCAGAGCCATGGGCAGTTTTTTATAAAGGGAAATATTATTATACGCAAGGCTCTGAAAACAGAATCATACTTTGGGAAACTGATGACATAACAAATTTAAAAGACAGTCTTAAAAAGCCCGTATGGATACCCACCGACCCAAGTAACTCGCACCACTTATGGGCTCCCGAGTTACATCGGATCAATAATAAATGGTATATCTATTTTGCGGCAGACGATGGTAACATGGACAATCACCAGATTTATGTAATTGAAAACGAGGCTGATATTCCTACAGAAGGTAAGTTTGTCATGAAAGGGCGCATACCGACTGACAAAGATAACAACTGGGCGATTCATGCAAGCACTTTTGAACATGACGGACAACGTTACATGATTTGGTGCGGATGGCAAAAACGAAGAATCGACAGTGAGACACAATGTATTTACATCGCTTCGATGAAAAATCCGTGGGCTCTTTCTTCTGATAGAGTCCTGATTTCCCAACCTGAATATGAATGGGAGTGTCAATGGGTCAATCCCGATGGCAGTAAAACGGCCTATCCTATTCATGTGAACGAGGCACCTCATTTCTTCCAACCGAAGAATAAAGACAAAGTATGCATTTTTTATTCTGCCAGCGGTAGCTGGACACCTTATTATTGTGTAGGACTACTAACAGCAGATGCCAATGCTGACCTGCTGGACCCTATTTCCTGGAAGAAACACCCGACCCCTGTATTTCAGCAAAAACCTGAGAATGAAGTTTTTGGCCCCGGCGGCAGCTCTTTCATCCAGTCACCGGATGGAAAGGAATGTTATATGCTTTATCATGCCCGTCAGATACCGAATGATGCTCCGGGCGCAATGGACTCACGTACTCCCCGCTTGCAAAAAATAGAATGGGACAAAGAGGGAATGCCTGTACTGGGAGTACCACAAAAAGAAGGAGAACCCATGGCAAAGCCATCTGGTTCTCCAATCAATTAG